A genomic region of Lytechinus pictus isolate F3 Inbred chromosome 2, Lp3.0, whole genome shotgun sequence contains the following coding sequences:
- the LOC129270328 gene encoding development-specific protein LVN1.2-like, with protein sequence MVKYIGATVGIDNGSPEGYYTYAYGAFDYINRRFGYTMNVKNVDGKSSHVYRVVQKYEEDTEWIIHEVTRSCLRRKAYQPEPSPCVPERADLSTTFFLGGAKGLEVDNWSYTYTSPKDPLDGVVALNTVHGSCIPMGGSIFGKVNSGGQEVSFVIASGVLNMTRSIPDPNRWFTLPSYCNQSVTLSGDSTVFDHEVLKLPIFF encoded by the exons ATGGTGAAATATATCG GTGCAACAGTTGGTATAGATAATGGTAGTCCAGAGGGATACTACACCTATGCTTATGGAGCGTTCGATTACATTAATCGCAGGTTTGGATATACCATGAACGTGAAGAACGTCGACGGAAAAAGCTCGCATGTCTACCGTGTGGTCCAAAAATATGAGGAG GATACTGAATGGATCATACATGAAGTCACACGGAGCTGTCTGAGGAGGAAGGCCTATCAACCAGAGCCAAGTCCTTGCGTACCAG AGCGAGCAGATTTATCGACCACCTTCTTCTTGGGCGGGGCCAAAGGATTGGAGGTAGATAACTGGTCCTACACCTATACCAGTCCTAAGGATCCTCTAGACGGTGTGGTAGCTCTGAACACGGTCCATGGATCCTGTATACCTATGGGAGGATCTATCTTCGGCAAGGTCAACAGCGGTGGACAGGAAG TTTCTTTCGTGATTGCCAGTGGAGTACTGAACATGACACGTTCCATACCCGATCCTAATCGATGGTTCACTCTACCAAGCTATTGCAACCAATCG gtgACCTTGTCCGGTGACAGCACAGTGTTTGATCACGAAGTCTTGAAGTTACCCATCTTCTTCTAA